The Exiguobacterium acetylicum genome includes a window with the following:
- a CDS encoding ABC transporter ATP-binding protein: MEYVIEMLNIRKEFGSFVANDNITLQLRKGEIHALLGENGAGKSTLMNVLFGLYQPEAGEIRVRGEKVNITSPNVANDLGIGMVHQHFMLVQNFTVTENIILGAEPRAGIKIDRASAREKVRQISEQYGLAVDPDAKIEDISVGMQQRVEILKTLYRGADILIFDEPSAVLTPQEIKELIQIMNRLIAEGKSIILITHKLKEIMEVADRCTTIRRGKYIGTVDIDETMTQSRLAEMMVGREVNFNAEYSKATPQELVLDIKDLVVKDSRGIKAVDGLNLDIRAGEIVGIAGIDGNGQTELIEAITGLRKADSGEIFLNNKSIKNLKPRKVTESGVGHIPQDRHKHGLVLDYSIGHNMVLQTYYKQPYSKAGIMNYKQVMEKAKTLIEKFDVRTPSPETFARALSGGNQQKAIIAREVDRSPDLLIAAQPTRGLDVGAIEFIHEQLVLEREKGRAVLLISFELEEILQVSDRIAVLYEGKTVAFLDPKETNEIELGFLMAGGKKEEVGHS; encoded by the coding sequence TTGGAATACGTCATTGAGATGCTAAACATCAGAAAAGAGTTTGGCAGTTTCGTCGCAAATGATAACATCACGCTCCAGCTTCGGAAAGGTGAGATTCACGCTTTACTTGGTGAAAACGGTGCCGGAAAATCGACGCTGATGAACGTCTTATTTGGTTTGTATCAGCCTGAGGCTGGAGAAATTCGTGTACGTGGTGAAAAAGTCAATATTACGAGTCCAAACGTCGCGAACGATCTTGGAATCGGCATGGTGCACCAACACTTCATGCTCGTTCAAAATTTCACTGTTACTGAAAACATCATTTTAGGTGCAGAACCACGCGCAGGAATTAAGATTGACCGTGCATCTGCACGTGAGAAGGTACGCCAGATTTCTGAACAGTATGGTCTTGCTGTTGATCCTGATGCAAAAATCGAGGATATTTCAGTTGGAATGCAGCAACGTGTTGAAATTTTGAAGACGTTGTACCGTGGTGCAGACATCTTGATCTTCGATGAACCATCTGCTGTCTTGACACCGCAAGAGATCAAAGAATTGATTCAAATCATGAATCGTTTGATTGCAGAAGGAAAGTCAATCATTCTCATCACGCATAAACTGAAAGAAATCATGGAAGTAGCTGATCGCTGTACGACGATTCGCCGTGGTAAATATATTGGCACGGTCGATATCGATGAGACGATGACACAGTCGCGTCTTGCTGAAATGATGGTAGGTCGTGAAGTAAACTTTAATGCGGAGTATTCCAAGGCAACTCCACAAGAACTTGTTCTCGACATCAAGGACTTGGTCGTTAAGGACAGTCGCGGCATCAAAGCCGTCGATGGATTAAATCTCGACATTCGTGCCGGAGAGATCGTCGGAATTGCCGGAATCGATGGAAACGGGCAAACAGAATTGATTGAGGCGATCACAGGTCTTCGTAAAGCAGACAGCGGTGAGATTTTCCTCAACAATAAATCAATCAAAAACTTAAAACCACGTAAAGTGACAGAGTCTGGTGTCGGTCATATCCCACAAGACCGTCATAAACACGGACTTGTCCTCGATTATTCAATCGGACATAACATGGTCTTGCAAACGTATTACAAACAACCATATTCAAAAGCAGGCATCATGAACTATAAACAAGTCATGGAAAAAGCCAAAACGCTCATCGAGAAGTTCGACGTCCGAACTCCAAGTCCGGAGACGTTTGCTCGTGCATTGTCAGGCGGTAACCAACAGAAAGCGATCATTGCGCGTGAAGTCGATCGTTCACCGGATCTATTGATTGCTGCACAGCCGACACGTGGTCTTGATGTCGGAGCAATCGAGTTCATTCATGAACAGTTAGTTCTCGAACGTGAAAAAGGTCGCGCTGTCTTGTTGATTTCATTCGAACTCGAAGAAATTCTTCAAGTGTCGGACCGAATTGCTGTTCTTTACGAAGGAAAAACAGTTGCCTTCTTGGATCCAAAAGAAACGAATGAGATCGAGCTTGGCTTCCTGATGGCCGGCGGTAAGAAAGAGGAGGTAGGTCATTCATGA
- a CDS encoding DNA translocase FtsK, translating to MATTKRKPVRKKTPPRKRPAAKKQRQPIAYRTYATIIAIISLLAFVLAFGEFGKVGLTLADGGERLIGQFGSLLYGGIGAVLLLLLSAASRAQKWAWSMLLIGSVVWIDLLLGAPRGILNGWLYQNAAYYISSSGAFLIGLFFIGTAVHLLRPTFYGELWLGLRERIEEFRHRERTPRPRIEKELTPKPVREKKPKTLRPATVEEPTETEQEAEDPSVNIQDVPIIGFADHVEPQAAETQGPLTMTETPDGYQLPSLDLLAEPTSKDLSGENKRLKDNATKLIATLKSFGIGAKVLKIHLGPSVTKYEIEPKQGIKLSRITGLADDLALALAAKDIRIEAPIPGKAAVGIEVPNREVAMVSLREVLGAESVQSDSDRLLVALGRSISGETVTAKLNKMPHVLVAGSTGSGKSVCINGMIVSILMRARPDEVRLMMIDPKMVELNVYNGIPHLLAPVVTDPKKAAQALKQVVSEMERRYEIFSQNGARNIEGYNALIDKMNAEEKVHQRLPYIVVIVDELADLMMVASNEVEDAIMRLAQMARAAGIHMVIATQRPSVDIITGVIKANIPSRIAFSVSSATDSRTILDTGGADKLLGRGDMLLLGNGMNKPVRVQGAFLSDEEVEKVVNHVISQQKAQYVEAMIPKDVPEGETEVDDPLYDEVVQFILTQETASTSMIQRKYRIGYNRAARLIDALEENGLIGPSEGSKPRRVMGR from the coding sequence ATGGCGACGACGAAACGAAAACCTGTACGAAAAAAAACGCCGCCACGGAAACGACCGGCAGCGAAGAAACAACGTCAGCCGATTGCTTATCGTACATATGCGACCATTATCGCAATCATCTCACTGCTTGCCTTCGTCCTCGCATTTGGGGAGTTTGGAAAAGTCGGACTGACACTAGCAGACGGAGGAGAACGATTGATCGGTCAGTTTGGCTCCTTATTATATGGAGGAATTGGTGCCGTCTTACTCTTACTACTATCGGCTGCTTCACGCGCGCAGAAATGGGCATGGTCCATGCTACTGATCGGTTCAGTCGTCTGGATCGATTTGCTACTTGGTGCACCCCGCGGTATCTTAAACGGATGGCTTTACCAAAATGCGGCCTATTACATCTCAAGCAGTGGTGCCTTTTTGATTGGACTGTTCTTCATCGGTACAGCCGTTCATTTACTGCGACCAACGTTCTATGGAGAACTCTGGCTCGGACTTCGGGAACGCATAGAAGAGTTTCGTCATCGTGAACGGACACCTCGTCCTCGTATCGAAAAAGAGCTGACACCGAAACCTGTTCGTGAGAAAAAACCGAAGACGCTGCGACCGGCAACTGTTGAAGAACCAACCGAAACGGAACAAGAAGCAGAAGATCCTTCGGTCAACATTCAAGACGTACCAATCATTGGTTTTGCTGATCACGTTGAACCGCAAGCAGCGGAGACACAAGGACCATTGACGATGACGGAGACACCGGATGGATATCAACTCCCATCGCTTGATTTATTAGCCGAGCCGACGTCAAAAGACTTATCGGGTGAGAATAAACGACTAAAGGATAACGCGACGAAATTGATTGCGACCTTAAAATCATTCGGAATCGGAGCAAAGGTCTTAAAAATTCACTTAGGACCGAGTGTCACGAAATATGAAATTGAACCAAAGCAGGGCATCAAGCTTAGCCGAATCACCGGACTCGCCGATGATTTAGCGCTTGCGTTAGCGGCGAAGGATATCCGGATCGAAGCACCGATTCCGGGAAAAGCGGCCGTTGGGATTGAAGTTCCGAACCGTGAAGTCGCGATGGTTTCCCTTCGAGAAGTATTAGGCGCAGAAAGTGTACAGTCGGACAGTGATCGATTACTTGTAGCGCTTGGACGAAGTATTTCTGGTGAAACGGTAACGGCAAAGTTGAATAAGATGCCGCACGTCTTAGTTGCCGGATCGACCGGTTCTGGTAAATCGGTCTGTATCAACGGGATGATTGTCTCGATATTAATGCGCGCACGACCGGATGAAGTCCGTCTGATGATGATTGATCCGAAAATGGTCGAGTTAAATGTCTATAATGGAATTCCGCATCTCTTAGCACCAGTCGTCACGGATCCGAAAAAAGCGGCACAGGCGTTAAAACAAGTCGTCTCGGAAATGGAACGCCGTTATGAGATCTTCAGCCAAAACGGCGCACGAAACATTGAGGGCTACAATGCATTGATTGATAAGATGAACGCAGAGGAAAAAGTTCATCAACGATTACCGTATATCGTCGTCATTGTCGATGAGTTAGCTGACTTAATGATGGTTGCGTCAAACGAAGTCGAAGATGCAATCATGCGCCTTGCACAAATGGCGCGGGCGGCAGGAATTCATATGGTCATCGCGACGCAACGACCGAGCGTCGATATCATCACGGGTGTCATCAAAGCGAACATTCCATCACGTATTGCCTTTAGTGTCTCGAGTGCGACCGATTCGCGGACGATCCTCGATACGGGAGGTGCCGATAAGTTGCTTGGACGTGGTGATATGTTGTTACTTGGAAATGGTATGAACAAGCCGGTCCGAGTCCAAGGAGCCTTCCTATCAGACGAAGAAGTCGAGAAGGTCGTCAATCATGTCATCAGTCAACAAAAGGCACAATATGTTGAAGCGATGATTCCAAAAGATGTACCGGAAGGGGAAACAGAAGTAGACGATCCACTCTATGATGAAGTCGTCCAGTTCATTCTGACCCAAGAGACGGCATCGACATCGATGATTCAACGAAAGTATCGGATTGGATATAACCGAGCAGCCCGTCTGATTGATGCGTTAGAAGAAAACGGTCTGATTGGTCCGTCTGAAGGATCGAAACCACGTCGGGTCATGGGACGTTAA
- a CDS encoding BMP family lipoprotein — MKKKHVIVSMMSVATVGLAACGGSGEKADQKDQFSVAMVADKGGIDDKSFNQSAWEGLQAYGKDNKLQKNEGFSYLQSKSQQDYQPNLSRLARGGEDLVFGIGNTFNEDIKTVADQFKDTQFAIVDNVVEGKNVTSITFKENEGAYLAGIVAAMETKKDHIGFVGGMKMDVIERFRAGFEAGAKSVNPKIKIDVQYAEDFAAPEKGQAIAAGMYGKGADIIFPAAGGTGNGVFTEAKNRKKNGEDVSVIGVDRDQKEEGMPEDVTLTSVIKRVDRAVEDTANAAKDGKLEGGKTIRYGLKEDGVDVVPSEKIAKKTMTALEKAKADVVSGKIEVPEQ, encoded by the coding sequence ATGAAGAAGAAACACGTAATCGTATCGATGATGTCAGTAGCAACGGTCGGCCTTGCTGCTTGTGGTGGTTCAGGCGAGAAAGCCGATCAAAAAGATCAGTTCTCTGTTGCAATGGTAGCAGACAAGGGCGGAATCGATGACAAATCGTTCAACCAGTCCGCTTGGGAAGGACTTCAAGCATACGGAAAAGACAACAAACTTCAAAAAAACGAAGGATTCTCTTATCTACAATCTAAATCGCAACAAGATTATCAGCCGAATTTATCGCGTCTCGCTCGTGGTGGAGAAGATTTAGTCTTCGGAATCGGAAACACGTTCAATGAGGATATCAAAACAGTTGCTGATCAATTTAAAGACACACAATTTGCGATCGTTGATAACGTTGTTGAAGGGAAAAACGTCACTTCGATCACATTCAAGGAAAATGAAGGAGCGTACCTCGCGGGGATCGTTGCTGCAATGGAAACAAAAAAGGATCACATCGGTTTCGTTGGTGGGATGAAGATGGACGTCATTGAGCGGTTCCGTGCTGGTTTCGAAGCAGGTGCTAAATCCGTCAATCCGAAGATCAAAATTGATGTTCAGTATGCTGAAGATTTCGCAGCGCCAGAAAAAGGTCAAGCAATCGCAGCTGGTATGTACGGTAAAGGAGCAGATATCATCTTCCCAGCAGCAGGTGGGACAGGGAATGGTGTCTTCACGGAAGCGAAGAACCGTAAGAAAAATGGTGAAGATGTTTCGGTTATCGGTGTTGACCGTGACCAAAAAGAAGAAGGTATGCCTGAAGACGTAACATTGACATCTGTCATCAAGCGTGTTGATCGCGCAGTCGAAGATACAGCAAACGCAGCGAAAGACGGTAAACTCGAGGGTGGAAAAACAATTCGATATGGTCTGAAAGAAGATGGCGTTGATGTCGTACCATCAGAAAAAATTGCGAAGAAGACGATGACGGCGCTTGAAAAAGCAAAAGCGGACGTCGTTTCTGGAAAAATCGAAGTACCTGAGCAATAA
- a CDS encoding GntR family transcriptional regulator: MSIKLDHRLLYLRVIEKIKSDIDDGVYKEGEKLPSEFELSKQLGVSRATLREALRILEDENIVIRKHGVGTFINARPPFTSGIEELYSVTEMIARAGMVPTSEVLSSEMVQPTERDRERFQLGPDELVYRIERIRLAGDVPVVYCIDKIPSHYIKNEEQFTSSTSLFDALEKELGRRVTHAVTHIEPRIDPKIAEQLHTDQPLLALRQTHYDELDRSVLFSANYFRADKFDFHVIRKRV; encoded by the coding sequence ATGTCGATTAAATTAGATCATCGTTTGCTTTATTTACGTGTGATTGAAAAAATCAAGTCTGACATCGATGACGGCGTTTACAAGGAAGGCGAGAAGCTCCCTTCAGAGTTTGAACTTTCAAAGCAACTTGGCGTCAGTCGAGCTACTCTTCGAGAGGCATTACGAATTCTTGAAGATGAGAACATCGTCATCCGTAAACACGGTGTCGGTACGTTTATCAATGCAAGACCACCGTTTACTTCTGGTATTGAGGAGTTGTACAGCGTAACAGAAATGATTGCGCGCGCAGGTATGGTTCCGACATCAGAAGTGTTATCATCCGAGATGGTCCAACCGACTGAGCGCGACCGAGAACGCTTTCAACTTGGTCCGGATGAATTGGTTTATCGAATCGAACGAATCCGACTCGCAGGAGATGTTCCTGTTGTCTATTGTATCGATAAGATTCCAAGCCATTATATTAAAAATGAAGAGCAGTTCACCTCTTCGACATCATTATTCGATGCTTTAGAAAAAGAACTTGGACGACGTGTCACACATGCTGTGACGCATATCGAGCCACGTATTGATCCGAAAATCGCTGAACAATTACATACGGACCAACCTTTGCTCGCATTGCGTCAAACGCATTATGATGAGCTCGATCGTTCCGTTCTTTTTTCAGCGAACTATTTCCGAGCAGATAAGTTTGATTTCCACGTCATCCGTAAACGTGTGTGA
- a CDS encoding ABC transporter permease has product MKLERFYGILIPILSIILGMVVGAIVMLIGGYDPIAGFDQLFYGIFGEPYSIGETLRAAAPLIFAGLAVAFAFRTGLFNIGVEGQVLVGWMVAVWIGIEFDLPTAIHLPLALIGAGLAGALWASIPGILKAKFHVHEVITSIMMNYIALYVTNDILRHVIGITNERTESVKESASLASPFLQELTDFSRLHNGIFIAVIAALVFWFILWKTTLGYELRAVGFNKNAAEYAGMGVNRNIILSFVISGVFAGLAGAMEGLGTFQNMTLNASFTGVGFDGIAVALLGANNPIGVVLAALLFAGLNIGGLSMQQIGIPPELIKIIIAFIIIFVASGYAIRLVIEKFTVKKESKKAKGAGQ; this is encoded by the coding sequence ATGAAGTTAGAGCGTTTTTACGGCATCCTCATTCCGATTCTTTCCATCATCCTTGGAATGGTCGTCGGGGCGATCGTCATGCTCATCGGCGGATACGATCCAATCGCCGGTTTTGATCAGTTATTCTACGGTATTTTTGGTGAACCGTATAGCATCGGTGAAACATTACGAGCAGCAGCTCCGTTGATCTTTGCCGGTCTTGCAGTCGCGTTTGCCTTCCGGACTGGACTCTTTAACATCGGGGTTGAAGGTCAAGTACTCGTCGGCTGGATGGTTGCAGTCTGGATCGGGATCGAGTTTGATTTACCGACCGCGATTCATTTACCACTTGCGTTAATCGGTGCAGGATTAGCTGGTGCACTTTGGGCATCGATTCCTGGTATCTTAAAAGCGAAGTTCCACGTGCACGAAGTTATCACGTCGATCATGATGAACTATATCGCGTTGTACGTCACAAATGACATTTTACGTCACGTCATCGGAATTACGAACGAACGGACGGAATCCGTTAAGGAATCTGCATCTCTTGCTTCACCGTTCTTACAAGAACTCACGGATTTCTCACGGTTGCATAACGGGATTTTCATTGCTGTCATCGCAGCGCTTGTATTCTGGTTCATTCTTTGGAAGACAACGCTTGGGTATGAACTCCGGGCAGTTGGATTCAATAAAAATGCAGCTGAATATGCAGGGATGGGCGTTAACCGTAACATCATCTTATCGTTCGTCATTTCAGGTGTATTTGCTGGTCTTGCTGGAGCGATGGAAGGTCTTGGAACGTTCCAAAACATGACATTGAATGCTTCCTTCACTGGAGTAGGATTTGATGGGATCGCGGTTGCCTTATTAGGTGCGAACAACCCGATCGGTGTCGTCCTCGCAGCACTATTGTTTGCTGGACTCAATATCGGTGGTCTGTCGATGCAACAGATTGGTATTCCACCTGAATTAATCAAGATCATCATTGCGTTCATCATCATCTTCGTTGCTTCCGGTTATGCGATTCGTCTCGTCATCGAGAAGTTCACGGTTAAGAAAGAATCTAAAAAAGCGAAAGGAGCCGGTCAATAA
- a CDS encoding BMP family lipoprotein, producing MKKKSLLALAATGLAMSSVLAACGGNDDSKDSGSGSESEGFKVAMVTDTGGVDDKSFNQSAWEGIQKFGKDNDLKEGTGYKYLQSAKQSDYQPNLQQLARAKYDLILGIGFLMAEDIGKVADQFKKSNFALVDMVVDKPNVASIVFKENEGSFLVGVVAGLTTKSDKVGFVGGVNSDLIKKFESGFKAGVKAVNPEADIEVQYAEDFNAAEKGQAIASGMYGKKVDVIYHAAGGTGQGVFTEAKNRKKNGEDVWVIGVDRDQVEEGMPENVTLTSMVKRVDTAVEQVAKDTKDGNFPAGKVVEFGLKDGGVDIAPSKDNVAKDALDKVEEYKKQIIDGDIKVPATDDEYKEYEASLK from the coding sequence ATGAAAAAGAAGTCACTTCTCGCATTAGCAGCAACAGGTTTAGCAATGAGTTCGGTCCTTGCAGCATGTGGTGGCAACGACGATTCGAAAGATTCAGGAAGCGGCAGTGAGTCAGAAGGCTTTAAAGTTGCAATGGTTACAGATACAGGCGGCGTGGATGATAAGTCATTCAACCAATCTGCTTGGGAAGGTATCCAGAAGTTCGGAAAAGATAATGACTTAAAAGAAGGCACTGGCTACAAATATCTTCAGTCTGCAAAACAATCGGATTACCAACCAAACCTTCAGCAATTAGCGCGTGCGAAATATGACTTGATCCTCGGTATTGGTTTCTTGATGGCTGAAGATATCGGTAAAGTAGCGGATCAGTTCAAAAAGAGCAACTTCGCTCTCGTCGATATGGTCGTTGACAAACCAAACGTTGCGTCAATCGTCTTCAAAGAAAACGAAGGTTCGTTCCTCGTTGGTGTCGTTGCTGGTTTAACGACGAAATCAGATAAAGTCGGATTCGTCGGCGGTGTTAACTCTGACTTGATCAAGAAGTTCGAAAGTGGATTCAAAGCAGGCGTTAAAGCTGTCAACCCAGAAGCAGACATCGAAGTACAGTATGCAGAAGACTTCAACGCTGCTGAAAAAGGACAAGCAATCGCTTCAGGTATGTACGGTAAAAAAGTCGATGTCATCTATCACGCAGCTGGTGGTACAGGACAAGGGGTATTTACAGAAGCGAAAAACCGTAAGAAAAACGGCGAAGACGTTTGGGTTATCGGTGTAGACCGTGACCAAGTTGAAGAAGGCATGCCTGAGAACGTCACATTGACGTCAATGGTTAAACGTGTGGATACAGCTGTTGAGCAAGTTGCAAAAGACACGAAAGACGGTAACTTCCCTGCAGGTAAAGTCGTTGAGTTCGGTCTGAAAGACGGTGGTGTTGATATCGCACCTTCGAAAGACAACGTTGCGAAAGATGCACTCGACAAAGTCGAAGAGTACAAAAAACAAATCATCGATGGCGACATCAAAGTCCCAGCGACAGACGACGAGTACAAAGAATACGAAGCGTCACTGAAATAA